From the genome of Spinacia oleracea cultivar Varoflay chromosome 2, BTI_SOV_V1, whole genome shotgun sequence, one region includes:
- the LOC110803800 gene encoding aspartyl protease family protein 2, whose amino-acid sequence MVSKALCIVILVLISYLMLAASSSSIHNHNPFNSNGSYLELPEHSFNTNVNTVMSSASASGCNSLSTSLNHSNGESEKRVVVSDENGEVKAEKTEKQPYLVKLPLRHRTVGKEGRRQSVIESTIRDLNRIHTFRRRINENKNQKANSRVQNHRQLLEEHPAEEDPDLNVLQGHLVGSLKSGVSLGSGEYFMDVYVGTPPKHFSLIVDTGSDLNWIQCVPCYDCFEQNGPHYDPKNSKSFKNIGCQDSRCDLVSAPDPPVSCKGQNQSCPYFYWYGDSSNTTGDFSLETFTVNLTSPNGESEFKKVDNVMFGCGHWNRGLFHGAAGLLGLGKGPLSFSSQLQSIYGHSFSYCLVDRNSDPTVSSKLIFGEDKDLLNHPELKFTKLVNGKDNPVDTFYYVEIKSISVGGEMLKIPKEMWDFMKDGGGGTIIDSGTTLSYFVEPAYEVIKAAFMKNINKYPLVSDFPILSPCYNVSGVENNKLDMPSFKIQFNDGAEWNFPVQNYFIRVDQEVVCLAMLGTKRTAFSIIGNYQQQNFHMLYDTKQSRLGYAPTKCADV is encoded by the coding sequence ATGGTGTCTAAGGCATTATGTATCGTGATTTTAGTACTAATTTCTTATTTGATGCTAGCAGCAAGCAGCTCTAGTATTCATAATCACAACCCTTTTAATTCAAATGGTTCATATCTCGAATTACCCGAGCACAGCTTCAATACTAATGTCAATACTGTAATGTCTTCGGCTTCAGCTTCAGGCTGCAATAGTCTGTCCACATCTCTGAATCACAGCAATGGAGAATCAGAAAAAAGGGTAGTTGTCAGTGATGAGAATGGTGAGGTGAAGGCAGAGAAAACTGAGAAGCAACCATATTTAGTGAAACTCCCTTTAAGACATAGAACAGTTGGGAAAGAAGGGAGGAGGCAGTCAGTAATTGAGTCTACAATCAGAGACTTGAATCGAATTCATACTTTCCGGCGCAGGATTAATGAGAATAAGAACCAGAAAGCGAATTCAAGGGTACAGAATCATAGGCAATTACTGGAGGAACACCCAGCAGAAGAAGACCCTGATTTAAATGTGTTACAAGGACATCTTGTAGGCAGTTTGAAATCCGGGGTTAGTCTTGGTTCAGGGGAATACTTCATGGATGTGTATGTGGGTACTCCCCCTAAGCATTTCTCTCTGATAGTTGATACTGGAAGTGATCTTAATTGGATACAATGTGTACCGTGCTACGATTGTTTCGAGCAAAATGGGCCTCACTATGATCCAAAGAATTCGAAATCGTTTAAAAATATTGGTTGCCAAGATAGTCGGTGTGACCTTGTGAGCGCACCTGATCCTCCAGTGTCTTGCAAGGGTCAAAACCAAAGTTGTCCATACTTTTACTGGTATGGTGATAGTTCTAACACAACGGGAGATTTTTCCCTCGAAACTTTCACTGTGAACTTGACTTCTCCAAATGGGGAGTCCGAGTTTAAGAAGGTAGATAATGTAATGTTCGGTTGTGGGCATTGGAATCGCGGTCTCTTCCATGGAGCTGCAGGGTTGTTAGGACTTGGAAAAGGGCCACTGTCATTCTCCTCTCAGTTGCAATCTATATATGGGCATTCCTTTTCATACTGTTTGGTAGACAGAAATAGTGATCCTACTGTTAGTAGCAAGCTGATTTTTGGGGAGGACAAGGATCTGTTGAACCACCCAGAATTGAAATTCACTAAGCTAGTAAATGGTAAAGATAATCCAGTTGATACCTTTTACTATGTTGAGATAAAATCAATCTCAGTTGGAGGAGAAATGTTGAAAATACCAAAGGAGATGTGGGATTTTATGAAGGATGGCGGGGGTGGAACTATTATTGATTCAGGAACTACTCTTAGCTACTTTGTAGAACCGGCTTATGAGGTCATTAAAGCCGCGTTCATGAAGAATATCAACAAGTATCCATTGGTGTCAGACTTTCCTATCTTAAGTCCTTGCTACAATGTATCTGGGGTGGAGAATAACAAGCTGGATATGCCCAGTTTCAAAATACAGTTCAATGATGGAGCTGAGTGGAACTTTCCTGTTCAGAATTATTTCATTCGGGTTGATCAGGAGGTGGTGTGTTTGGCGATGCTGGGCACCAAAAGAACTGCCTTTTCTATCATCGGAAACTATCAGCAGCAGAATTTTCACATGTTGTACGACACAAAGCAATCCAGGCTAGGATATGCACCTACAAAATGTGCTGATGTCTGA